The Brassica napus cultivar Da-Ae chromosome C8 unlocalized genomic scaffold, Da-Ae chrC08_Random_7, whole genome shotgun sequence sequence CCTTGGTCATTGACCTAGCCAACTGAACAGAAGCTCGGTGCAAACGTTCCTTGGGGGTTGTTTCCAAGACCTTTCTCATGTCGAGGACGAGATGAGACCTCCATTTCCACACATCCATCCATCGTGACGATAAGAGACTTGTTCGTACTGCTTCTTCGGTGGACAATTTTGAGAGAATCAATTGCAATAACTCGTCTGGGAGTTTGCTGATCCAATCATGGTCATCGATATGATATTGGAGCTTTCTAGGTGAcgatgttgatgatgatgagcgTGCCGTCATGGCTATTGGATCATAGAAGATGAAAGAAAGTAAAGCGAGAGAGAAGAGATAGAATGCACTTAACGTTGAGATGAAAATGATAATGGGAGATGTTTTGTGGTGTTTATGAAGATATggaagattttattattttggaaaaaatcACCAACTCTTGACCATTTGCAAATGGTCAATAACAAAAGTACATTCAACGTTCTTGCTTACTAGTTACATCATTAAAAAGgaacttaaaatttttatccTTTAAATGGTCTTATTACCCAGATTATTTTCTATTTGCGTTTGAACAGATGCTCCTCTCCTGACCGAGGATCGACGTGTTTAATCCAACGGCTATGAACCTTCTTCAAATCACCACCACCACTAGCTCCCACGTGTGCGATATCTAACCCTCTCCCGACGGGTAAAAACACCGATCTTACAACACGTGTGCCTCGTCTCAAAACACGGTGCCACTTAAACCCAGGGATAGACTTCTGCGTGGCGTTTTTGCACACCAAAACGGCACCCATTTTGCTCGTGTTCGCTAACCCCAACGCCTTGACGTACTCGCTTCGTTTTGAGTCCACCACCAAGAAGTCCACGCCGGAGAGTCTATCCACCACGTCCTCCACCGAGTCTCCGACCACTATCTCCGTCGCTTCGCTCACGACGGCTCCTTTCATCACGGTCTCGTACTCCAATCTTGACTCCTCGTCAGGAACTATGCATATGTGTCTTCCCCTGGTATGTATGGCCGCTACAGCTAGTCCGACACTGGTGGCGATAGGGTCTCCACGTTTCCAAGTCTCCACGATCAGCCTTGTGTTCCATCCAGCCGCCGTAGCTGATAAATACTCGGCCACACTTGATTCTTTGTAGCTTTTACACTTCAAGaatcacatatttatacaaattaaaaacaagATCAAGATTCTAATTTCATATACATCAAGAACATTTAAACAACaaacacatattaaaaataccGTTTCAAATAACCTTAAAATATCGTTATAACCATTGAGTTATACTTCGTATCCAATTCAAGAAgttcttttaagaaaaaatagctCAGGTGTAACAAAATATGCACCATTGATTTAGAGTATTCTTACCTTTCTAACGGTGTGGATGTAAGCGTTAAAGGCAGTTTCCGGCGACCAGACGAGCTTCATGATCGTTATTTGTTATCTTTAatttctctctctgtctctttcgATGATGAAAATCTCAAATGTGTTTTCTTTAGGGAGAAGAAACGTTTATAtaccaaattttagcaaaaaaaaaaaaaaaaaaaaagaaacgtttatatatataaagagaagTTGATGAAGGAGGTGTGAGAAAGACGGTTAGGCAGTTAGGTTAATAAATGGGTGAGGTTTGGCTTTAAGGATGGACTAGGCGTTGACATTTGTTTAGATCAATCATCACGTGTTCTCCTACATTACGTCTTCTTTGGGATTCTCAACTTTGTATTTAATAGCCTTTAACTTAAACGAGAcgttttgtttctttgtctAGGGTTTAGATTCTATAGAGTGTAaaggatttttaaaaaaaggatTAAAGGTTGTTTGattcaatatttttagtatGAACTTTTGTGTGTCAGCCGTTAGGAAAATTAACACTTGTGTGTGTGACATGGGAATAGTGGTTTGTGATGTACTGTGTGTGCatgttgattctttttttttttttttttgaacatagctttcatattaaaatgcaggagaaataaaaaaatacaagccATAGACTAGTGTTTTAGAGCCCAGAAGACTAGTTAGTTAGACACACAATAAAGGACCCATTAAACTAGAGACTGAACGGTTTATGGAGCGATGATCACGATGCAGAGGAGCGTAGGGGCGGAGGAGGAAACGATTACGCCAGCCATTGCTGCATGAGAGAAGAAGCCACCGCAGGGTTTGAATCTCTTAGAGACGAGATCCTATCTGTGATCTGCCTCACTAAGGTCCGCGAGACACTTTCTGGTGTCCGGAAAGTCTGTCGATGCAAACGGCCGTTTCTCTCAGTCCAAGTCCAGTAGATGCAAGCCTGCCAGCAGAGACGAAGCAGAGTGCCCGTCAACGAATATCTGCTCTGCGCCTGAAGTTGTCCCAATACACGATCCCACGACCTTTCTGGCTGGACTCCACATCGCGAGGCTAAGGTTCCCCAAATACTCCAGGCATAATGACAGTCAAAGAAGAGATGGTTTCGACTTTCTGGAAAGCAGTTGCAGAGAACACATGTAGGAGACGTTTGGAGACCCCAGTCCAAGATTCTGTCTTTAGTCGGACAGCGATTCAGTACAAATAACCAAGCCAAGAAGTTATGTCTAGGGATTCCACCTTTGTTCCAAACAGAGTAGAGCCAAGATACTAAGGTATCTTGATGACTGTTGTGAATGATAAGCAAGgcaagaaaaactaaaaaagaaacTATATATAGATTGAAGCAAACGTCtatcttagggtttttattaataatgtaaatcataattataaatgtttttgtgttaaaaaaaagaatgtttaaatatacattaataaatttcaaaaacctAATTTCTTACTTGTTCGGTATAGAAAAagatataaaccaaaaaaaagaatatgattTTTTACTGTTACACTGAAATTTAAATCACCGGTAAGATTAGCAGATTTGAAGTTAGGTTATGTGAATTGGTACCATTTTAAATCTCATGTTTTTGGCTTACCTAAGAATACGGTTTGCTTCAAATCtctgtatataaaaaaaaaaaaaactgtaagcCTTTTTTATAATCAAAGATAGTAGTTTCAATAAATGCTTTGTAATCTATCACAAAAAGGTTCATCGTTGGGATTTGATCGATGTGTCATGTGTATCcaactagaaaaaaataatatcaagaCATTTATTTTGAGTTATGTTTTCTCAAGAGTGAAGACAGTTTAAGACAAGGGGGTTGCTTACTTGGGCGTTTATACATGGGCCTCAGTGTCTTCTTTATATTGCAAGGAGTTTCTAAATGGGCTTTTAAGACAAAGCCTGTTAGGGATTTTGGAACGAAAGTGAAAATGACCTACTAGGACAGTAAGAGGGTATATAATCAAACATCAATTAGGGTTTTGACACTCTTTAGCGCAGTCGCAGACGGACCAAACCGAAGAAGAACGTTCTCAGAGTAAAGCAATCTCCGTTAACAGACGTCGGCATGGGGAGGCTT is a genomic window containing:
- the LOC125595016 gene encoding uncharacterized protein LOC125595016; the encoded protein is MKLVWSPETAFNAYIHTVRKCKSYKESSVAEYLSATAAGWNTRLIVETWKRGDPIATSVGLAVAAIHTRGRHICIVPDEESRLEYETVMKGAVVSEATEIVVGDSVEDVVDRLSGVDFLVVDSKRSEYVKALGLANTSKMGAVLVCKNATQKSIPGFKWHRVLRRGTRVVRSVFLPVGRGLDIAHVGASGGGDLKKVHSRWIKHVDPRSGEEHLFKRK